A genome region from Methanobacterium subterraneum includes the following:
- the rpoA2 gene encoding DNA-directed RNA polymerase subunit A'' yields the protein MDIEKVEKLVKKKRAKFPEKLIQEIAEAAERHQLDDDELDELVKEIKRAYIRSEVESGEAVGTVAAQSVGEPGTQMTMRTFHYAGVAELNVTLGLPRLIEIVDARKKISTPTMAIYFDEDHASDEEFIRTIANRIGKITFNDILKDFNVNYASMNMSVEIDEEQVKEKRLDYDEVMAKIEKTFKSVEINNNLLSFEPKITESKHAIRELRLLADKVRDLQISGIKNIGKVVIRKEGQEWVIHTEGSNLGAVLKMDGVDPVRTTTNDIHEVEKVLGVEAARNSIIHEAQTTMEEQGLTVDVRHIMLVADMMTADGKVKSIGRHGISGEKASVLARASFEETGKHLLRASIRGEVDHLTGIIENIIIGQPIPLGTGSVGVIMKEK from the coding sequence GTGGATATAGAGAAAGTTGAAAAGCTGGTCAAAAAGAAAAGAGCCAAATTCCCGGAAAAACTCATCCAGGAAATAGCTGAAGCTGCTGAAAGGCACCAGCTGGATGATGATGAACTGGATGAACTGGTGAAAGAAATTAAGAGAGCCTACATACGATCTGAAGTGGAGTCTGGTGAGGCAGTAGGTACAGTGGCTGCCCAGTCAGTAGGAGAGCCTGGTACTCAGATGACCATGCGTACTTTTCACTATGCAGGGGTAGCAGAGCTAAACGTTACCCTGGGGTTACCCCGACTCATAGAGATCGTGGACGCCCGTAAGAAGATATCCACACCAACCATGGCCATATATTTCGACGAAGACCATGCCAGTGATGAGGAGTTCATAAGGACCATTGCCAATCGTATAGGTAAAATAACCTTCAATGACATCCTCAAAGACTTCAATGTCAACTACGCCAGTATGAATATGAGTGTGGAGATCGACGAGGAGCAGGTGAAGGAGAAACGACTGGACTATGATGAGGTCATGGCCAAGATAGAAAAAACTTTTAAAAGTGTAGAAATAAATAACAACTTGCTGAGTTTTGAACCCAAAATTACAGAATCTAAACATGCCATTAGGGAACTTCGACTTTTAGCTGACAAGGTTCGCGATCTCCAGATAAGTGGAATTAAGAACATAGGGAAGGTCGTGATCCGAAAAGAAGGGCAGGAATGGGTTATACACACTGAAGGTTCAAATCTGGGAGCCGTCCTAAAAATGGATGGTGTTGACCCGGTGCGAACTACCACAAATGATATCCATGAGGTGGAAAAAGTTCTGGGAGTGGAAGCCGCTCGTAACTCCATAATCCACGAGGCCCAGACCACCATGGAAGAGCAGGGACTCACTGTGGACGTGCGGCACATCATGCTGGTTGCAGATATGATGACTGCCGACGGCAAAGTCAAATCCATAGGTCGACATGGTATCAGCGGTGAAAAAGCCAGTGTACTGGCCAGAGCATCCTTCGAGGAGACTGGTAAACACCTTCTCCGGGCCAGCATCAGAGGTGAGGTGGACCATCTCACCGGAATAATAGAGAACATTATAATCGGGCAGCCAATACCACTGGGAACAGGGTCAGTTGGCGTCATCATGAAAGAGAAATAA
- a CDS encoding 50S ribosomal protein L30e yields MDVERGIRVAVDTGNVTLGSSKTIQALKLGKGKLVIIAENCPKEVTEDVMQYSKLSEIPVYTFQGTSVDLGSVCGKPFTVATMMVNDPGDSTILEIVG; encoded by the coding sequence ATGGACGTAGAGAGAGGAATTCGAGTAGCAGTAGATACAGGTAATGTCACACTGGGATCCAGTAAAACAATCCAGGCTCTGAAGCTTGGAAAAGGAAAACTGGTCATCATCGCAGAAAATTGCCCAAAAGAGGTAACTGAAGACGTGATGCAGTACTCCAAATTATCTGAAATCCCGGTTTACACCTTCCAAGGTACTAGTGTGGATTTAGGATCAGTTTGTGGAAAACCATTCACTGTGGCCACCATGATGGTCAATGATCCTGGAGACTCCACCATACTGGAAATAGTGGGGTAA
- a CDS encoding NusA-like transcription termination signal-binding factor encodes MTIKFSTHEIRYIALFESMTGATVKDCLVDDENGKITFLVKKGDMGLAIGKRGSTVAKVQKTVDKGVEVIEHSDDPVEFIANLVAPAKIRSVRILQKENGEKIATLEADSRNKRTAIGKGGQNIERARVLAKRQHNINNIVIK; translated from the coding sequence GTGACCATCAAATTCAGTACCCATGAAATCCGGTACATCGCCCTCTTCGAGAGCATGACCGGGGCAACAGTAAAAGATTGCCTGGTGGACGATGAAAACGGAAAAATCACCTTCCTGGTTAAAAAGGGAGACATGGGTCTGGCCATAGGAAAAAGAGGAAGCACCGTTGCCAAGGTGCAGAAAACCGTGGATAAGGGTGTGGAAGTAATTGAACACTCTGATGATCCAGTGGAATTCATAGCCAACCTAGTGGCCCCCGCAAAAATAAGGAGTGTACGCATACTCCAAAAAGAAAACGGGGAGAAAATAGCCACTTTAGAGGCTGATTCTCGCAATAAACGCACCGCCATAGGAAAAGGCGGGCAGAATATTGAAAGGGCCCGGGTACTGGCCAAAAGGCAGCACAATATAAATAACATAGTTATAAAATAG
- a CDS encoding 30S ribosomal protein S12, which yields MPGLFAAKKLKKNRQNFRWKDTEYKRKALGLDIKADPLGGAPQARGIVIEKVGIEAKQPNSAIRKCVRVQLIKNGKQLTAFAPGDGAIGFIDEHDEVVIEGIGGPSGRSMGDIPGVRWKVTKVNNVALEEMVKGKIEKPVR from the coding sequence TTGCCAGGATTATTCGCAGCAAAAAAGCTTAAAAAGAATCGACAGAACTTCCGGTGGAAAGACACCGAGTACAAGCGAAAAGCACTCGGGTTAGATATTAAGGCTGACCCATTGGGAGGCGCACCCCAAGCACGGGGAATCGTCATAGAAAAAGTGGGAATAGAAGCAAAACAACCCAACTCTGCCATCAGGAAGTGTGTAAGAGTTCAACTCATCAAGAACGGTAAACAACTCACTGCATTCGCCCCAGGAGACGGCGCCATAGGATTCATCGATGAACACGACGAAGTGGTCATCGAAGGAATTGGTGGACCATCCGGAAGATCCATGGGAGACATTCCAGGTGTACGCTGGAAAGTCACCAAAGTGAACAACGTAGCCCTAGAAGAAATGGTTAAGGGCAAAATCGAAAAACCAGTGAGATAA
- a CDS encoding 30S ribosomal protein S7: MSFKVFESWELEEVKVEDLGLVNYICLDEIMVPHTMGRHVKRQFAKSKVSIVERLMNKIMRTQRNSGKKNKSYNIVKEAFTVINQRTKENPIQVLVKAVENAAPREETTRIKYGGIGYQVAVDIAPQRRVDLAIGFITKGALQSAFKRKKSAGECLAEELLLAAEADTRSFSVGKKEEKERVARSAH; encoded by the coding sequence ATGAGCTTCAAAGTCTTTGAAAGTTGGGAACTGGAAGAAGTCAAGGTAGAAGACCTAGGACTGGTCAACTACATCTGCCTGGACGAAATAATGGTCCCCCATACCATGGGGAGACACGTGAAACGACAGTTCGCCAAATCAAAAGTATCAATCGTAGAACGATTAATGAACAAAATAATGAGAACCCAGAGGAACTCAGGTAAGAAAAACAAATCTTACAATATTGTAAAAGAGGCCTTCACCGTAATAAACCAGCGTACCAAGGAAAATCCAATACAAGTATTGGTTAAAGCCGTGGAAAACGCTGCTCCCCGTGAAGAAACCACCCGGATCAAGTATGGTGGAATAGGTTACCAGGTAGCAGTGGACATAGCACCACAGCGCAGGGTGGACCTTGCCATAGGTTTCATAACCAAAGGAGCCCTCCAGTCAGCCTTTAAACGGAAAAAATCCGCAGGAGAATGTCTGGCAGAAGAACTGTTACTAGCAGCAGAAGCAGATACCAGAAGTTTCTCAGTTGGTAAGAAGGAGGAAAAAGAGCGAGTGGCCAGATCAGCCCATTAA
- a CDS encoding elongation factor EF-2 — translation MSRRDKMISKIKELMYEPDYIRNIGIVAHIDHGKTTLSDNLLAGAGMISSELAGDQRFLDFDEQEQARGITIDAANVSMVHKFKDDDYLINLIDTPGHVDFGGDVTRAMRAVDGAVVVVCAVEGIMPQTETVLRQALKENVRPVLFINKVDRLINELKLDSEELQQRFIKIIASANKLISNMAPEELKKEWLVKVEDGSVAFGSAYHNWAINVDIMQKTGINFNDILDYCNEERQKELAEKVPLSDVLLGMVVEHLPSPNISQAYRVPSIWSGDIESEEGQGMINTDPDGPLAVMVTDVSIDKHAGEIATGRVYGGTLEKGTEIFFVGSHGKARTQQVGVYFGPERVNTDRVPAGNIVAITGARNAVAGETICDIDRKIEAFEGLEHISEPVVTVAVEAKNTKDLPKLIEVLRQVGKEDPTVKMNINEETGEHLVAGMGELHLEIITYRINDKGVEIETSEPIVVYRETIAGTAGPVEGKSPNKHNRFYLEIEPLDEAVYQAIVDGDIKEGRVKGKELIPKFQEYGLPKDQARKVWDVYDKSIFINMTRGIQYLDEIKELLLEGFESAMDDGPIAKERVMGIKIKLMDAKIHEDAVHRGPAQVLPAIRKAVYGAIMLAEPGLLEPIQKVFINTPQDYMGSATREIQNRRGQIVDMSQEGDMSTVESKVPVAEMFGFAGDIRSATEGRCLWSTESAGFERLPRELQNTIIREIRQRKGLSDQPYGPDHYLG, via the coding sequence ATGAGTAGACGAGACAAGATGATCAGTAAGATCAAGGAACTGATGTATGAACCGGATTACATCCGGAACATCGGTATCGTAGCCCACATTGACCACGGGAAAACCACCCTCTCCGACAACCTACTGGCAGGAGCCGGTATGATCTCATCCGAACTGGCTGGAGATCAGCGTTTCCTGGACTTTGATGAACAGGAACAGGCTAGAGGAATTACCATCGACGCAGCAAATGTGTCCATGGTTCACAAGTTCAAGGATGATGATTACCTCATCAACCTCATAGACACCCCAGGTCACGTGGACTTTGGGGGAGATGTAACCCGTGCCATGAGAGCAGTGGACGGAGCAGTGGTAGTGGTATGTGCAGTGGAAGGAATCATGCCCCAAACCGAAACTGTACTCCGTCAGGCACTCAAAGAAAACGTACGACCAGTACTTTTCATAAACAAGGTGGACCGTTTAATCAACGAACTCAAACTGGACTCAGAGGAGCTCCAGCAGAGATTCATTAAGATCATTGCCAGTGCCAACAAGTTAATCAGCAACATGGCTCCGGAAGAACTTAAAAAAGAATGGTTGGTTAAAGTTGAAGATGGAAGCGTAGCCTTCGGATCAGCCTACCATAACTGGGCCATCAACGTTGATATCATGCAGAAAACCGGGATAAACTTCAATGACATCCTGGACTACTGTAACGAAGAAAGACAGAAAGAATTAGCCGAGAAAGTACCACTTTCCGATGTATTACTGGGAATGGTAGTGGAACACTTACCCAGCCCCAACATATCCCAGGCCTACAGGGTGCCCAGTATCTGGTCTGGAGACATTGAAAGTGAAGAAGGACAGGGTATGATCAACACTGACCCTGACGGACCACTGGCAGTGATGGTAACTGACGTGAGTATTGATAAACACGCTGGTGAGATTGCCACTGGACGAGTATACGGTGGAACACTGGAGAAGGGAACAGAAATCTTCTTCGTGGGTTCACACGGAAAAGCACGAACCCAACAAGTGGGAGTGTACTTCGGCCCGGAAAGAGTGAATACTGACCGGGTTCCAGCAGGTAACATCGTGGCCATAACTGGGGCACGTAACGCTGTGGCCGGGGAAACCATCTGTGATATTGACCGGAAAATAGAAGCGTTTGAAGGACTGGAACACATCTCCGAACCAGTGGTAACTGTTGCAGTGGAAGCTAAAAACACCAAAGACTTGCCTAAACTCATTGAAGTATTAAGACAGGTTGGGAAGGAAGACCCCACTGTCAAGATGAATATTAACGAGGAAACTGGTGAGCACCTGGTAGCAGGTATGGGTGAACTTCACCTGGAGATCATCACCTACCGTATCAATGATAAAGGTGTGGAGATTGAAACCTCCGAGCCCATTGTGGTATACCGGGAAACCATCGCCGGAACCGCCGGACCAGTTGAGGGTAAATCACCCAACAAACACAACCGTTTCTACCTAGAAATCGAACCACTGGATGAAGCCGTTTACCAAGCTATAGTTGATGGAGACATCAAAGAAGGCCGAGTTAAAGGTAAAGAATTAATCCCTAAATTCCAGGAATATGGGTTACCCAAAGACCAGGCCAGAAAGGTGTGGGATGTTTACGATAAAAGTATCTTCATCAACATGACCCGTGGTATTCAGTATCTGGATGAGATCAAGGAATTACTCCTGGAAGGTTTCGAAAGTGCCATGGATGATGGACCCATAGCCAAGGAAAGGGTAATGGGAATTAAAATCAAACTCATGGATGCTAAGATACACGAAGACGCCGTGCACAGAGGACCCGCACAGGTCCTGCCTGCCATAAGAAAGGCAGTCTACGGTGCCATAATGCTGGCTGAACCAGGATTACTGGAACCCATACAGAAAGTATTCATCAACACTCCCCAAGACTATATGGGATCAGCCACCCGTGAGATCCAGAACCGACGTGGACAAATCGTTGACATGTCCCAGGAAGGAGACATGTCCACTGTGGAATCAAAAGTACCCGTAGCTGAGATGTTCGGATTCGCAGGAGACATACGATCCGCAACAGAAGGACGTTGTCTATGGTCCACAGAGAGCGCAGGATTCGAAAGACTCCCACGCGAACTTCAAAATACTATAATACGGGAAATCAGGCAGCGTAAAGGCCTCAGTGACCAGCCTTATGGTCCTGATCATTACTTGGGATAA
- the tuf gene encoding translation elongation factor EF-1 subunit alpha produces MAKGKEHMNLAFIGHVDHGKSTMVGHLLLQSGAIAEQQLSDGEDKFRFVMDKLSEERERGVTIDLAHAKFETPKYEFTIVDCPGHRDFVKNMITGASQADAAVLVVAVDDGVMPQTKEHAFLARTLGINQLIIGVNKMDLVDYSEEKFNELKEEVSELIKTVAYKPKDINFIPLSAFEGDNITENSANTPWYKGPSLVKALDEFTAPEKPTDLPLRVPVQDVYSITGVGTVPVGRIETGIMKKGDNVIFEPPGANGEVKSIEMHHEMLDSAEPGDNVGFNVRGVGKNDIRRGDVAGHTDNAPTVAKEFTAQIVVLQHPGVITVGYTPVFHCHTAQVACTFLELQKKLDPATGQVKEENPDFLKTGDAAFVVVKPTKPMVIEKIKDIPHMGRFAIRDMGQTVAAGMCIDLVPAK; encoded by the coding sequence ATGGCTAAAGGAAAAGAACACATGAATTTGGCGTTTATCGGACACGTAGACCACGGTAAATCCACTATGGTGGGGCACCTATTATTACAGTCCGGAGCTATCGCTGAACAACAGCTATCTGACGGAGAAGACAAGTTCAGATTCGTTATGGACAAACTGTCCGAAGAAAGAGAAAGAGGAGTGACCATCGACCTGGCCCACGCCAAGTTTGAAACTCCCAAGTACGAGTTCACCATTGTGGACTGTCCAGGTCACCGTGATTTCGTTAAAAACATGATCACCGGCGCATCACAGGCAGATGCCGCAGTACTGGTAGTAGCAGTAGATGATGGTGTAATGCCACAGACCAAGGAACACGCATTTTTAGCACGTACCCTCGGTATCAACCAGCTCATCATTGGTGTAAACAAGATGGATCTGGTGGACTACAGTGAAGAAAAGTTCAACGAACTCAAAGAAGAAGTCTCCGAACTCATCAAAACTGTGGCTTACAAACCTAAAGATATCAACTTCATACCACTATCTGCATTTGAAGGGGACAACATAACCGAAAATTCCGCTAACACCCCATGGTACAAAGGACCTAGTCTGGTTAAAGCATTAGATGAATTCACCGCCCCTGAAAAACCAACCGACCTACCACTACGAGTACCAGTCCAGGATGTATACTCCATCACTGGTGTGGGAACCGTGCCTGTAGGCCGAATTGAAACTGGTATTATGAAAAAAGGTGACAACGTCATCTTCGAACCACCAGGAGCAAACGGGGAAGTAAAATCCATCGAAATGCACCACGAAATGCTGGACTCAGCAGAACCTGGTGACAACGTAGGATTCAACGTACGTGGAGTGGGTAAAAACGACATACGCCGTGGAGACGTAGCCGGACACACCGACAACGCACCAACGGTAGCTAAAGAATTCACAGCACAGATCGTGGTCTTACAGCACCCTGGTGTTATCACCGTAGGTTACACCCCTGTATTCCACTGTCACACCGCACAGGTTGCCTGTACCTTCCTGGAACTCCAGAAAAAACTGGACCCAGCCACTGGTCAGGTTAAAGAAGAAAACCCTGACTTCCTAAAGACTGGAGATGCAGCATTTGTGGTAGTTAAACCTACCAAGCCAATGGTCATTGAAAAGATCAAGGACATACCGCACATGGGCCGGTTTGCTATCCGTGATATGGGCCAGACTGTGGCTGCTGGTATGTGCATCGACCTGGTGCCAGCAAAATAG
- the rpsJ gene encoding 30S ribosomal protein S10 — translation MNKARIKLTGTDPEKLAFVCDQLKRIAERTGVDLSGPIPLPTKKLVVPTRKSPDGEGKATWEKWELRIHKRLVGIEADERAMRQVMKVNVPDNVSIEIELRS, via the coding sequence ATGAACAAAGCTAGAATCAAACTCACCGGCACCGACCCAGAAAAACTGGCCTTCGTATGTGACCAGCTCAAAAGAATCGCCGAAAGAACCGGTGTAGATCTCTCCGGACCAATACCATTACCCACCAAAAAACTAGTAGTACCAACCCGGAAATCACCGGATGGAGAGGGAAAAGCAACCTGGGAAAAATGGGAACTCCGGATCCACAAACGACTGGTGGGAATCGAAGCCGATGAAAGGGCCATGAGACAGGTAATGAAAGTCAACGTGCCTGACAACGTGAGTATCGAAATCGAACTCCGCAGTTAA
- a CDS encoding serine hydrolase, with product MDFRIIGGIIFVCAIVAVGAVLFYNSDTPETNNNPNITNNNTTNPTPSNNQLTLTLLSDNHLGHISGLLLGSSPGSSSGPSPSPGPTPDPMDHIIGVFDQYVKSTFSKASEAGLPGAAVVLIYNGKIVSMNTLGVRDLESGLPVTPDTLFLLASVTKTFSATNVAQQVDKGLMHWNDTVNTYFNDPNEFDLYDPNAYNSLTIADCLKHTSGLPAAEGDPEVFTFNNSYFHMLYNQRFVLNTSALGTTHQYNNVMYALGGCSAAIANNKAWGDLIKEELLNPLGMNTSTTNLSDFLSSPNHATHYITYYNDSGSIIRTPSYPPALDEIGPAGSMGASINQLVNWLNFQLAGTGMFNGKRILSENNLDATRTGYVYTDNKNDTMYGYGWDIDKTHISHAGTIPSSKAFINFYPSTGVGIAILTNEGSMGDAFRMSVYKKLIDLMNGDETSDFWPIFYNTYKPIYDPAPDNPTGPGDLNNYVGVYLNDFYGNITIKLENDVLISYYGCNKQPYNLNHWNDTTFAVRSNGDLLNFENLTDSKYQQLITYVAPDYTVIPTNVTNTFNRTE from the coding sequence GTGGATTTTAGAATCATTGGGGGAATAATTTTTGTTTGTGCAATAGTGGCTGTAGGGGCAGTGCTTTTTTATAATTCTGATACACCGGAAACTAATAACAATCCTAACATTACAAACAACAATACTACTAACCCAACACCATCAAATAATCAACTAACCTTAACTCTACTTTCAGATAACCATTTAGGGCATATTTCTGGTCTGTTATTAGGCTCCAGTCCCGGTTCATCCTCGGGACCATCACCAAGTCCAGGACCCACTCCTGATCCAATGGATCATATCATCGGTGTTTTTGATCAGTACGTGAAATCCACATTCTCAAAAGCTTCGGAAGCTGGATTGCCTGGTGCCGCGGTGGTTCTTATATATAATGGCAAAATAGTTTCCATGAATACCCTTGGGGTGAGAGATCTTGAATCTGGCCTTCCTGTTACTCCTGATACCTTATTTTTGTTAGCTTCAGTAACCAAAACTTTTTCTGCTACTAATGTCGCCCAACAAGTTGATAAAGGGTTAATGCATTGGAATGACACTGTAAATACATATTTTAATGATCCAAATGAATTTGATTTATATGATCCTAATGCCTATAACAGTCTAACTATAGCTGATTGTCTCAAACACACCAGTGGATTGCCTGCTGCTGAAGGAGATCCAGAAGTGTTTACTTTCAACAACAGTTATTTTCATATGCTTTATAATCAGCGTTTTGTACTTAATACCAGTGCATTGGGTACTACTCATCAGTATAACAATGTAATGTATGCATTGGGTGGTTGTAGTGCTGCTATTGCCAACAACAAAGCGTGGGGAGATCTAATTAAAGAAGAACTTTTAAACCCCTTGGGGATGAATACATCAACTACTAATCTCTCTGATTTCTTGAGCTCACCCAACCATGCAACCCATTACATTACCTACTATAATGATAGCGGATCCATCATTAGAACCCCTTCATATCCTCCTGCTTTAGATGAAATTGGGCCGGCAGGTAGTATGGGTGCTTCAATTAATCAGTTAGTAAATTGGCTTAATTTCCAATTAGCTGGCACCGGAATGTTTAACGGCAAGAGAATTCTTTCTGAAAATAATTTAGATGCAACCAGAACTGGATATGTATACACCGATAATAAAAATGATACCATGTATGGATATGGATGGGATATTGATAAAACCCATATATCCCACGCAGGAACCATACCCTCTTCCAAAGCTTTCATAAATTTCTACCCATCTACGGGAGTAGGTATAGCAATATTAACTAATGAAGGGAGTATGGGGGATGCTTTCCGGATGAGTGTATATAAAAAATTAATAGATTTAATGAATGGTGATGAAACCTCTGATTTCTGGCCTATTTTCTACAATACCTATAAACCAATATACGATCCAGCTCCAGATAACCCCACCGGGCCAGGAGACCTTAACAATTATGTAGGTGTGTATTTGAATGATTTTTATGGGAATATTACCATTAAACTGGAAAATGACGTCCTGATTAGTTATTATGGTTGTAACAAACAGCCATACAATTTAAATCATTGGAATGACACTACATTCGCCGTGAGAAGTAATGGTGACTTATTAAATTTCGAAAACCTTACGGATAGTAAATATCAACAGTTAATAACTTATGTAGCGCCGGATTATACTGTGATACCAACTAACGTAACAAACACATTCAATCGTACTGAATAA
- a CDS encoding zinc ribbon-containing protein, with amino-acid sequence MAYKCGQKPGIGRYICLNCGEDLKLDDNTDTLPPCAKCKKCEFKKG; translated from the coding sequence ATGGCATATAAATGCGGACAAAAACCCGGAATAGGACGTTATATTTGTTTAAATTGTGGGGAAGATTTAAAACTCGATGATAATACTGATACACTGCCTCCCTGTGCAAAATGCAAGAAGTGTGAATTTAAAAAAGGTTAA
- a CDS encoding PepSY domain-containing protein — protein sequence MNTRNILILIVVVLVILVGVVGYMLMQSFNNVTPNITNNTTQVTINKNQTNQTQSNFISASKAKSIASQYLNSNSKFQTLGAGTPVLKGSVYYVPMVVEIEGQHAKDTVLGNVKVDAKTGTVLGTEIWDITTGEPINEPP from the coding sequence ATGAATACTCGTAATATTCTTATTTTAATAGTGGTAGTGCTCGTGATTCTCGTTGGAGTTGTTGGATACATGCTAATGCAGTCGTTTAACAATGTTACTCCCAACATAACCAACAACACCACCCAGGTTACTATAAATAAGAATCAAACTAACCAGACTCAGTCCAATTTCATATCTGCATCCAAAGCCAAATCAATCGCATCCCAGTACTTAAATTCCAATTCCAAGTTCCAGACTCTTGGAGCCGGCACTCCTGTCCTGAAAGGAAGCGTGTATTACGTGCCAATGGTGGTGGAAATTGAGGGGCAGCATGCTAAAGACACGGTGTTGGGTAATGTTAAGGTAGATGCTAAAACCGGCACGGTACTGGGAACAGAAATCTGGGATATTACAACTGGTGAACCCATAAATGAACCGCCATAA
- a CDS encoding L-2-amino-thiazoline-4-carboxylic acid hydrolase, whose translation MVGERDYYEYKKSEFFTQFNEFCNRVGILMEDKYGAEFKNKVIGEIKEEYESIFEEIPYIGGDGNSLTFDLVSAAQNLALYKVLKHHTLPLEEIGKLAYQAEEEYLSKNRELIPPMTHPKYIFYIKRAADESLKKRYPGDWVYEFIEGNEEFDFGTYFTECGIQKFFHKHGADEFIPYLCAMDIIMSKCGNLGLERTQTLAEGGDKCDFRYKGGRKTKVASTVIKKIKDLSL comes from the coding sequence ATGGTTGGAGAAAGGGATTACTATGAATATAAGAAATCAGAGTTTTTCACCCAATTTAATGAATTCTGTAATAGGGTAGGTATTTTAATGGAAGATAAATACGGTGCAGAATTTAAAAATAAAGTAATTGGAGAAATTAAGGAAGAATATGAATCTATTTTTGAAGAAATACCCTATATTGGAGGGGATGGTAATTCTTTAACCTTTGATCTTGTTTCTGCAGCACAGAATCTGGCACTTTATAAAGTCCTGAAACATCATACCCTGCCACTTGAAGAGATTGGGAAACTGGCTTACCAGGCCGAAGAAGAATACTTGAGTAAAAATAGGGAGTTAATTCCTCCCATGACCCACCCTAAGTATATTTTTTACATAAAAAGAGCTGCAGATGAATCTCTTAAAAAGAGATATCCTGGTGATTGGGTTTATGAGTTCATTGAGGGAAATGAAGAATTTGATTTTGGCACCTATTTTACGGAATGTGGAATACAAAAATTCTTCCATAAACATGGCGCTGATGAATTCATACCATACCTGTGTGCTATGGATATAATAATGAGCAAATGTGGGAATTTAGGGCTGGAAAGGACACAGACCCTTGCTGAAGGTGGTGATAAATGTGACTTCCGGTATAAAGGTGGTAGGAAAACAAAAGTTGCCAGTACGGTGATTAAAAAAATTAAAGATTTAAGTTTGTAA
- a CDS encoding SRPBCC family protein, which yields MVSVNDEAPVLVKAEIEIDADPETVWNIIADIESWPRWNPDVKSARLQGEFRPGTQFLWKAGPAKITSLIQDVDPPHTLAWTGKIMGINAIHVWDIQVVDDKTVVRTEESWDGLMSSAMHDQLEEMLEKSLYSALNNLKTECERV from the coding sequence ATGGTTAGTGTCAATGATGAAGCTCCGGTTCTGGTTAAGGCTGAAATTGAAATTGACGCAGATCCAGAGACTGTGTGGAATATTATTGCTGATATTGAGTCCTGGCCCCGGTGGAATCCTGATGTGAAGAGCGCCCGACTCCAGGGTGAGTTTAGACCCGGTACACAATTCCTGTGGAAAGCAGGGCCGGCTAAAATCACATCTTTAATTCAGGATGTGGACCCGCCCCATACCCTTGCCTGGACCGGTAAAATAATGGGAATTAATGCCATCCATGTCTGGGATATCCAGGTGGTTGATGATAAAACCGTTGTTCGAACTGAGGAATCATGGGATGGTCTGATGAGTTCTGCAATGCACGACCAGTTAGAGGAAATGCTGGAAAAATCTCTTTATTCCGCCCTGAACAATCTTAAAACCGAATGTGAACGAGTTTGA